A genome region from Triticum aestivum cultivar Chinese Spring chromosome 2B, IWGSC CS RefSeq v2.1, whole genome shotgun sequence includes the following:
- the LOC123042457 gene encoding uncharacterized protein: MSAMSGAMEWHAWLSSARLDPALVHEYALVLARNELDAADAAYFDHDFLRSMGIDVAKHRLEILKLARPGPGPGERGRRRTSSSAAPLSGLVAAVGRVARYVRALVRLRGEESSSSTALVLVPSQQQQPDSHVDVGRSSFGHCKAPKRTRSMPKAPGTTCARSSAARATRPAGGCRGAATVHAMRDAESGGETVQWECLFQDLNPN, encoded by the coding sequence ATGAGCGCGATGAGCGGCGCCATGGAGTGGCACGCGTGGCTGTCGTCGGCGCGGCTGGACCCGGCGCTGGTGCACGAGTACGCGCTGGTGCTGGCGCGCAACGAGCTGGATGCCGCCGACGCCGCCTACTTCGACCACGACTTCCTCCGCAGCATGGGCATCGACGTCGCCAAGCACCGCCTCGAGATCCTCAAGCTCGCGCGCCCTGGCCCCGGCCCCGGAGAGCGGGGCCGCCGCCGTACGTCCTCCTCCGCGGCGCCGCTCTCGGGCCTTGTGGCCGCCGTCGGCCGCGTCGCCAGGTACGTGCGCGCGCTCGTCCGCCTCCGCGGGGAGGAGTCGTCGTCGTCCACGGCACTCGTGCTGGTCCCGAGCCAGCAGCAGCAGCCTGACAGCCACGTCGACGTGGGCCGCTCGAGCTTCGGGCACTGCAAGGCGCCGAAGCGGACCAGGTCCATGCCCAAGGCGCCAGGTACGACGTGCGCGCGCTCGTCCGCCGCGAGGGCCACGCGCCCGGCCGGCGGGTGCAGGGGCGCCGCGACGGTGCACGCCATGAGGGACGCCGAGAGCGGCGGCGAGACGGTCCAGTGGGAATGCCTGTTCCAGGACCTCAACCCCAACTGA
- the LOC123042458 gene encoding uncharacterized protein: MALAAAASSVGVASVALLLLLIANASASDASLEARRALPGREIHLEPIVYPENAQSTVGSSPWRRSAEETPPSPANNSLVLAAKRTRRNDPSANNTMYGGGWNISEMHYWASVGYTGVPFFFLALVWFVGFGVVMLVISCCWCCCCFCRDRSDDYSPASFNASLILLVILTIATIVGCLLLNIGQMAFHTSTTNTVDYVVGQGNLTVDNLRNFAGSLAAAKNIGVDQIFLPVEVQRKIDVVEEKLNSSANEFSARIVLNSDKIKNVVDLMQVALMDVGSIMLVLAILGLIFSVLGLQCFVSLLVIAGWVFVTVTLMMAGGFVLLHNVVGDTCVAMDEWVTHPQDHTALDDILPCVDVGTANESMHRSEEVTAQLVALVNNVIVNISNRDFPPGLQPLYFNQSGPKMPVLCNPLKPDMSPRECASGEVDFKTAPGEWKKFQCQAKGPAGKEVCTTVGRVTPAAYNQMTAAASISMGLYEYGPFLMNLQDCTFVRETFTSISVNNCPGLRYFSRTVYHGLILVSASVMVSIVCWMVHTRQRSLRGKQE; encoded by the exons ATGGCGTTGGCCGCCGCCGCGTCGTCGGTCGGCGTCGCCTCCGTCGCTCTGCTCTTGCTCCTCATCGCCAATGCCTCGGCTTCGGATGCTAGTTTGGAGGCGAGGCGTGCCTTGCCAG GTCGCGAGATTCACCTTGAGCCAATTGTCTACCCAGAAAATGCACAGAGCACGGTGGGCTCATCGCCATGGAGGAGATCGGCGGAGGAGACACCACCGTCGCCGGCGAACAACTCGCTCGTCCTCGCGGCGAAGAGGACCCGCCGGAACGACCCCAGCGCGAACAACACGATGTACGGCGGCGGGTGGAACATCAGCGAGATGCATTACTGGGCT TCCGTGGGCTACACCGGCGTCCCGTTCTTCTTTCTCGCCCTCGTCTGGTTCGTCGGCTTCGGGGTCGTCATGCTCGTCATCTcctgctgctggtgctgctgctgcttctgccgGGACCGGAGCGACGACTACTCGCCCGCCTCCTTCAACGCCTCCCTCATCCTCCTCGTCATCCTCACCATCGCCACCAT CGTCGGGTGCCTGCTGCTGAACATCGGGCAGATGGCGTTCCACACGAGCACGACCAACACGGTGGACTACGTGGTGGGGCAGGGCAACCTGACGGTGGACAACCTGAGGAACTTCGCGGGGAGCCTGGCCGCCGCCAAGAACATCGGCGTGGACCAGATCTTCCTCCCCGTCGAGGTCCAGCGCAAGATCGACGTCGTCGAGGAGAAGCTCAACTCCTCCGCCAACGAGTTCTCCGCCCGCATCGTGCTCAACTCCGACAAGATCAAGAACGTGGTTGACCTGAT GCAGGTAGCCCTGATGGATGTTGGAAGTATCATGCTTGTCCTTGCCATACTCGGACTCA TATTCTCCGTATTGGGGCTGCAGTGTTTTGTCTCCCT GCTGGTGATCGCCGGATGGGTGTTCGTCACCGTCACCCTCATGATGGCCGGCGGCTTCGTCCTCCTGCACAA CGTGGTGGGGGACACATGCGTGGCCATGGACGAGTGGGTGACGCACCCGCAGGACCACACGGCGCTGGACGACATCCTCCCCTGCGTGGACGTGGGGACGGCGAACGAGTCCATGCACCGGAGCGAGGAGGTGACGGCGCAGCTGGTGGCGCTCGTCAACAACGTCATCGTCAACATCTCCAACCGGGACTTCCCGCCGGGGCTGCAGCCGCTCTACTTCAACCAGTCGGGGCCCAAGATGCCGGTGCTCTGCAACCCCTTGAAGCCGGACATGAGCCCCCGCGAGTGCGCCTCCGGCGAGGTCGACTTCAAGACGGCGCCGGGGGAGTGGAAGAAGTTCCAGTGCCAGGCCAAGGGCCCCGCCGGGAAGGAGGTGTGCACGACGGTGGGGCGAGTGACGCCGGCGGCCTACAACCagatgacggcggcggcgagcaTCAGCATGGGGCTGTACGAGTACGGGCCGTTCCTGATGAACCTCCAGGACTGCACCTTCGTCCGGGAGACCTTCACCTCCATCAGCGTCAACAACTGCCCCGGCCTCCGGTATTTCAGCAGGACCGTCTACCACGGCCTCATCCTTGTATCCGCCTCCGTCATGGTCTCCATCGTCTGCTGGATGGTGCACACCAGGCAGCGCAGCCTTCGCGGCAAGCAGGAGTGA